In Labilibaculum sp. DW002, the genomic window TTAATTGCCATGCGTAAAATTCTATCATGGTCAAAAGCCAATGGAGGAATTTGGGATATTGGAAACCATTTAGCATTATCAGCATCGTCACCTGCTTGAATATTATATTGAGTTAATTTTACAAGAGCATAATAGGCAATTGTAACAACTCTCCCTCTAGGATCACGATCAACATCAGCAAAAGTAAAGAGTTGCTCAATAAATATGTCTTGCAATCCGGTCTCTTCACGAAGCTCCCTTTTTGCACACTCATCGCTATTCTCATTCTCTCTCATAAAACCTCCAGGAAAAGCCCATTTTCCTTTACAGGGTTCAATACCTCTTTCTATCAAAAGGATTTTAAGTTCTCCATTATCGAAACCAAATATTACACAATCAGTAGTAACAGATGGTCTGGGATATTCGTAGCAATAATTTTTAGTTTCCATATATTATCTTTGCGTTATATATACACAAAGGTAAGTGGTATTTTCACTTCTGCAAATATTAATGCGTATTTTTTACACAAAGATGCGTTTTTATATCTAAAACGATTCTCTTTCGCCTATAAGACCCCTAATCAAAAACATCCCATCAGCCTATTAACATGTACATTACACAAGCATCTTTCAATTATTACTACAGATTTTTGGAGAGGAAAATAATAGATGCTATATAATGAGATTATATATTTTGGCTGAATTTACATAGTGATAAATCGAGGCGTAAGTTTAAGTTTGTAAGAGCTATCTTCCAACGAATGCAAATTCTTCATTTATAGTTAATGCTTTAACAATTACAAATTCAACCAAAAAAGACAAGCCTGAATCAGTAATGATTCAGGCTTTTTATGCTTACTTGTCAATTATCTTTACAACTCCTTTTGGAGTCTATCTATTTTATTATGCAAACAAAGGCTAATTATTATTCTATGCCTTCTTAATTTTCACAATTCCTTTTCGATAAGCATCGAGCAATCGATTCAAATCACGAATTTGTTGACGCAGATTTGCTCCAATATGAGTATCTCCCACGCGAATTCTCTTGGTTGCATGCTCAATCATACTTCTAGTTGAAACGATATCAACTTCATCGAGAATAGCTTTTCGTTTTGATTCAAAAGAAGCATGTTCTGCAAGAATCAAACTATAAGAATCGTAAATTAAGGTATAACCAGCAATGCCTGTTACCTTTTGATAGGGTTTCGACATTCCGCCATCAATTACAAAAAGTTTACCATCAGCTTTTACCGGACTTTCACCCTTTGCAACCTTTACTGGCACATGCCCATTAATAATATGAGAAACCTCTGGATCGAGTCCAAACTCTTCTAAAATTCGGCTACAGCTCGCAGGATCATCTCTCAGCTTGTAGTACATATTGCTTTCCTCTCTCTGTACTTCCTTATCGTCAAGAAAGTAACGTTCGAAAGTGGCCATTTTCTTCTTTCCAAAAAGAGGTGAATAGGCTCCACTCCATAAATACCACATATACACACGATCCTTGCTTGTTCTTTCAGGGTGTTCACGATTAAAATAAGCTCGTCGACAAATCAAATCAAATTGATCACACAGAGCCTTTCCTTTGTATTCTTTACCTTGCAAAGTCAAACCTTTTAATTCTCCATTTTCATCGAGTGGGATGCAACCATGAAATAGCAAATTGGAATTGTAAGATAGATAGGTACTTCCCTTAGAAAATAAGGTTTTAATATGGCGTTGCAATTTTTCACAATACAAGAACGAATAACGAAGTTTTTCAGTTAACTCCTTCTCCTCTTTAGTTAGTTGATAAGGATTTTTGGGATCAATAGTTGGAAACGATTTATCGTTCAAGTCTAATTCTCGTCCATCAATAATTACGGTCCCTTTTTTATAATCGATTTTATCGAGCAATAATCGATCATCCATCTCCATTTCAGGACTGCGTCGGATGATTTCACCGGCCAGTTTCATCTCAATCACCATAATGGCTTTGTGCATTTTACTGGTCAATTTAATCTGCGTAGATCCAATATTCTCTCGAGGTGTATTTTTGGGGATGAATGCTTCGCATGGATCGCCCTCATAGGCTTTCATGGCAAAAGTAGCCAAAGGCATTAGGTTAATTCCATAACCATCTTCTAGAGTATCCAAATTGTTGTAGCGAGCACTCAAGCGAATTACTGCTGCAATGCTAGCACGAATTCCCGTAGCAGCAGCCATCCAAACAATATCATGATTTCCCCACTGTATATCTACCGAATAATGATCATGTATTACATCCATCACCTTATCGGCAAAAGGTCCCCTATCGTAAATATCCCCAATAATATGCAGACGATCAATCAGTAAACGTTGAATAAATTTACTAATTGCCACAATAAATTGATTTGCCCGATCAACATCAATGATTGACTGTATGATACAATCGAAATACTCCTCTTTCTTCGCATTTGGCTCATTCAGCAACTCATCAATTACATAAGCAAAATCGGGTGGCATTGCCTTTCTTACCTTCGATTGGGTATATTTATCAGCTGATACACGGGCCACATCTATTAATCGGCGGAGAGTAATCGAAAACCATTGGTTCAAATCCTCTTGCTCGTTGGTAATGAGCTTTAGTTTCTCCTCTGGGTAGTATATCAGTATCGCCAACTGATTTTTTTCTTTTTCGCTCAGTGTTTTTGCATACACAACATCAATTTTTTTGCGCACCATGCCAGAGGCATTTCTCAGAACATGACTAAACGTCTCATATTCTCCATGTATATCCGTTAAAAAATGCTCGGATCCTTTAGGAAGGTTTAGAATGGATTCAAGATTTATTATTTCAGTACAGGCAGCCTGTACTGTAGGGAATTTTTCAGCAAGTAGATTTAAAAACCGTAATTCATCTTCACTGTAATCGTTCTGTAACAATTCATCCTTTTGGTAGTTAAGATCCATTTATCTTTATTTTTGTAATTGATTCATTAAAATCATTGCCACATACAATGGCAAATTTGGTTTACTCACGAATGGTTAAATGTTAATCAAGCAACATTTAGAAAGACATTTGAAGAAAACTAGCTCATTCAAAGATGAAAAAGTTCGATTTTTGGCAATTCATCTGGAATATTTTCAATGTTATTTTCCATTAAATTCAGCTCTACAAGTCTCTGGCTATTAATAAGGTGAAATGGAAACACTTTTATACAATTGTTTCTCAAATAAATATTCTTAATGGATAGGGAGTTTAAAAGGCATTCCATTCCTTCGAAAAGCTCATTGTTAGTAAAATCAACGACTTCTAACTTAGGACAATCGTAAAGAATTTCAGGTACTTTAGTAAACTTATTATCACCTAAATATATCTTTTGGAGAACAGTCAAATTAGCAATTAATTGCGGCAGTGAA contains:
- a CDS encoding leucine-rich repeat domain-containing protein: MIKGFQINKLDQVTHINISKCNLKGKWPSALFRLKHLEFIDIQGNNLDYIPNEITNLKNLRCLDIRQNQINSLPQLIANLTVLQKIYLGDNKFTKVPEILYDCPKLEVVDFTNNELFEGMECLLNSLSIKNIYLRNNCIKVFPFHLINSQRLVELNLMENNIENIPDELPKIELFHL
- a CDS encoding fructose-1,6-bisphosphatase yields the protein MDLNYQKDELLQNDYSEDELRFLNLLAEKFPTVQAACTEIINLESILNLPKGSEHFLTDIHGEYETFSHVLRNASGMVRKKIDVVYAKTLSEKEKNQLAILIYYPEEKLKLITNEQEDLNQWFSITLRRLIDVARVSADKYTQSKVRKAMPPDFAYVIDELLNEPNAKKEEYFDCIIQSIIDVDRANQFIVAISKFIQRLLIDRLHIIGDIYDRGPFADKVMDVIHDHYSVDIQWGNHDIVWMAAATGIRASIAAVIRLSARYNNLDTLEDGYGINLMPLATFAMKAYEGDPCEAFIPKNTPRENIGSTQIKLTSKMHKAIMVIEMKLAGEIIRRSPEMEMDDRLLLDKIDYKKGTVIIDGRELDLNDKSFPTIDPKNPYQLTKEEKELTEKLRYSFLYCEKLQRHIKTLFSKGSTYLSYNSNLLFHGCIPLDENGELKGLTLQGKEYKGKALCDQFDLICRRAYFNREHPERTSKDRVYMWYLWSGAYSPLFGKKKMATFERYFLDDKEVQREESNMYYKLRDDPASCSRILEEFGLDPEVSHIINGHVPVKVAKGESPVKADGKLFVIDGGMSKPYQKVTGIAGYTLIYDSYSLILAEHASFESKRKAILDEVDIVSTRSMIEHATKRIRVGDTHIGANLRQQIRDLNRLLDAYRKGIVKIKKA
- a CDS encoding NUDIX hydrolase, giving the protein METKNYCYEYPRPSVTTDCVIFGFDNGELKILLIERGIEPCKGKWAFPGGFMRENENSDECAKRELREETGLQDIFIEQLFTFADVDRDPRGRVVTIAYYALVKLTQYNIQAGDDADNAKWFPISQIPPLAFDHDRILRMAINRLRGKIRYQPLGFELLPERFTIPELQNLYETVLEIKLDRRNFRKKILATGLLIDHNESIKGQPHKGANLYSFDEGKYQQLSNTGFNFEI